One Arvicanthis niloticus isolate mArvNil1 chromosome X, mArvNil1.pat.X, whole genome shotgun sequence genomic window, gtgtgtttcttttttggggggggtatcGTTTTGTATTGTATTCAGAAGGTGGGAGAGGGAATTTTCTGCCTAGTGACAGCAGAAATGGgcgggaggagagagggaggagggagggagggaggaaaaggaggatgaTGACGACGGAGTATTTTTCTGACCTTTCCTTCGCCTCATCCAATATGGCGCAGTCTTGATATCCTGAGCATCAGGATCTGCGACCCCCAGTCGATCTCGAGGTCCATCAACCGTACCCTGGAGGCAAGCTTTCTCACGGCAGGACACAGGTTGCAGAGGCTGGAAATACTCTAGTTTCCCAGCTGATGTAAGAATCTGAGAAATCATGGGGCAgcgggtagggtggggtggggtggggagtgggtggTCCAGGGAGCTTTGAGAGGGGCTTGCAATTAAGACCAGAGACGTCTCTTTTTAACCCCTGCGAATTTGTGACCATTGTGCAGTTCCACAAGTAAAATCCAGAATGGAAGCAACAGTTGCCCTCCCTCTCACAGGACTGGCGGGAGGGAGGGTATGGATGACGTAGCTATAAAAAAGCACTCAGTTAGTATTGAGACATCAGCTAGCTACAGGAGGCTGCAATTGCTCTCCTATCTGGTATTTTAGGACAGTGGACAGATATATGGGGTATTGAGGCACAGTAATTACATCTGGAGCCTGCTCCCTTGCTAAATTCTCCTCTcccgttttcttttttttgcagcCCCTGCTGAGATTGGAGACTGCTGCACTGCTGAAgataaagcatttttattttgtttctaaaacacCTATCACTGTTGTCAGGCATGGCTAGCATCCTTTCACGCCTGGGTAACAGCCGGGGGCAGAACTCACCCTTGCCACCTTGGGCTCATTCCATGCTGAGGTCCCTGGGGAGGAGTCTTGGTCCTTTAATGGCCAGCATGGCAGAGAGAAACATGAGGTTGTTCTCTGGGAGGGCAGAGCCAGCCGAGGGGGAAGAAACCTTTGAAAACTGGCTGAGCCAAGTAACTGGGGTGCTGCCTGATTGGCATATGCCTGAGGAGGAAAAGGTCAGACGCCTAATGAGAACTCTCAGAGGCCCTGCCCGGGAGGTCATGCGTTTGCTCCAAGCTGCTAATCCCAGCCTAGATGTAGAGGATTTTTTGCGGGCAATGAAGCTGGTCTTTGGGGAGTCTGAGAGCAGTGTGACAGCCCACAGTAAATTTGTTAACACTGTTCAGGAACATGGAGAGAAACCATCCCTCTATGTGATCCGCTTAGAGGTGCAGCTGCAGAATGCTATCCAGGCAGGGGTATTTGCTGAGAAAGAGGCAAACCAGGCTCGCCTGCACCAGCTCCTGGTAGGGGCTGAGATGAGTACAGACCTTCGATTCAGGCTTAAGAATCTTCTCCGGGTATATGCAAACGAGCCCGAGCGCCTTCCCAATTTCCTGGAGTTAATCAGGATgataagggaggaagaggaatgggaggaggCTTTTATTAATCCTAAGCGGCCCAGAAGATCTGAGTCAGTGATGGACAGGGCACTCAGCCCTATGGCATTTCAGAGCCCCCCACCAATAATGATCAGCAGTATTGACTGCAATGTGATAGAGATAGATGACTCTCCTGATGATTCAGATGAGGATGTGATCTTGGTGGAGCCTGAGGACCCACCACTGCCATCCTCAAGTGGCTCTTCCTTCCTAGGCAGGGCTGTATCTGACGACCAAGTGCTGGTCATTGAGTCCCCTAACATTTTTGAGATCCAGGGTCCTTCCACCAGTAGTGGTGCTGGGAGAAAGAACAATCCTTTTGGGGAGGTGCGCAGAACCAGGAAGCGCAAACATACAGTCCATTGTTCCCACTGCGGTGAGGAGGGCCACACAAAAGAAACCTGTGACAATGAGAATGACAAGGGCCAGGTTTTTGAGAATCTGATCATCACCCTGCAGGAGCTGACacatacagaggagagagcaagggGGGCCCCTGGAGAACCCATTGGCTTCTCTGAACCACAGTAAGATGCTGCTCTCCAGTCTTAAGTTAACGCTTACCTGTATTAAATGTTTAATGGTAGAAAAGTTGGGGGGGACAAACTTCTAATTGCATGAACAAATCCGCAAAGTGGCTTTCTTTTGGGGTGGAGAAAGGGTCTTGAATACCAGTATAGTAAAGAGAAGTGGCCTGATTATGATCTTGTTCCCTTTCCCCGCTGCCTAGCAGTCTATTTTCTGTGTGAACCTAGCTTCTTGGTGGCTTTATTCTCTTTGTGAAAGTGGTCTTGTTCATTGTTCAATCTTCAagtaagaaaattattaaaaagtacAAATTCCCCAAAATTCTCTACCCTGTGCAACAATTGTCAGCCCTTTGGTGCCTATCCTTCTAAATATTTCTCTATTATCTGTGTTCCTAGATTAGATATATGTAGAGACAAAAGTGATCAACTAGAAGTGTTGTTCTATATGCTGTATTTTTTCACCAAAATGTGTGTTGTGGCCTTCTTTgtcaataaatatatacatgtcagCATCTACTTTAATGTCTCTGTGGTATTATTTTAGGAggcaaaggaaggagaaaatataGTGAGAAGATAGAACGGTAAAAAGGGGCAGAATTACCCTctgaagtgttttgttttaaaccaaTTTTTGATTTgcagataaggaaaaaaaaacaggcctaGTGGCCGAGGTTTTTATTCCCACCTACccaggagacaggaaggaggatcTTCAGTTCAAGGTCTGCTTGAGCAGCCGGTGAGCTCAAAGCCAGACTAGGAAAGTTACTTAGATattccttaaaattaaaataaagtattggGGCTAtaactcagtgacagagcacttgtttagtatgcacaaagctctgggctcATTCCCTCtgcccccctcacacacacacatggacgcaaaggaaaaaagaaaaagaaataaagagcatTCATTTAGCATGAAtaaagctctaggttcaatccccagcacacacacacagacacagacacacacagagtactTCCGCAAACATAGCCACACATGCACagtagctacacacacacacacacacacacacatgcacacatggaaagagagagatacagagcaTTTGTTTAACAAGCATAAAGCTCTAGGCTTAATCTCACCTTGtgcatggaacacacacacacacacacacacatgcacacatggagagagagatacagagcaTTTGTTTAACAAGCATAAAGCTCTAGGCTTAATCTCACCTTGtgcatggaacacacacacacacatacac contains:
- the Zcchc12 gene encoding zinc finger CCHC domain-containing protein 12, whose translation is MASILSRLGNSRGQNSPLPPWAHSMLRSLGRSLGPLMASMAERNMRLFSGRAEPAEGEETFENWLSQVTGVLPDWHMPEEEKVRRLMRTLRGPAREVMRLLQAANPSLDVEDFLRAMKLVFGESESSVTAHSKFVNTVQEHGEKPSLYVIRLEVQLQNAIQAGVFAEKEANQARLHQLLVGAEMSTDLRFRLKNLLRVYANEPERLPNFLELIRMIREEEEWEEAFINPKRPRRSESVMDRALSPMAFQSPPPIMISSIDCNVIEIDDSPDDSDEDVILVEPEDPPLPSSSGSSFLGRAVSDDQVLVIESPNIFEIQGPSTSSGAGRKNNPFGEVRRTRKRKHTVHCSHCGEEGHTKETCDNENDKGQVFENLIITLQELTHTEERARGAPGEPIGFSEPQ